A stretch of Lathyrus oleraceus cultivar Zhongwan6 chromosome 6, CAAS_Psat_ZW6_1.0, whole genome shotgun sequence DNA encodes these proteins:
- the LOC127093326 gene encoding L-arabinokinase, with amino-acid sequence MRIEQESDGVSASRKHLVFAYYVTGHGFGHATRVTEVARHLIDAGHDVHVVTGAPDFVFTSAVESPRLFIRKVLLDCGAVQADALTVDRLASLEKYSETAVKPRAKILAIETEWLNSIKADLVVSDVVPVACRAAADAGIRSVCVTNFSWDFIYAEYVMAAGLHHRSIVWQIAEDYSHCEFLIRLPGYCPMPAFRDVIDVPLVVRRLHKSAKEVRKELNVPEDVKLVILNFGGQPSGWKLKEDFLPPGWLCLVCGASENEDLPPNFRTLPKDAYTPDIIAACDCMLGKIGYGTCSEALAYKCPFVFVRRDYFNEEPFLRNMLEYYQCGVEMIRRDLITGHWRPYLERAISLKPCYEAGINGGEVAAHILQETAFGKNYASDKLSGARRLRDAIVLGYQLQRAPGRDIAIPEWYATAEDQLGQSLPSSPLDNSGFTSHSGVEDFDILHGDVQGLPDTVAFLQSLSELVEKHTRRERKAAANLFNWEEEIFVTRAPGRLDVMGGIADYSGSLVLQMPIREACHVALQRVHPSKHRLWKHAEARQNDKGGDPTAVLQIVSYGSELGNRGPTFDMDLSDFMDGDKPISYKKARKYFAQDPSQKWAAYVAGAILVLMTELGVKFEDSISMLVSSAVPEGKGVSSSASVEVASMAAIAAAHGLNISSRDLALLCQKVENHIVGAPCGVMDQMASACGEANKLLAMICQPAEIVGLVEIPSHIRVWGIDSGIRHSVGGADYGSVRIGAFMGMKMIKSRASQELTEMCAANGLNSDEVEQDDIELLKQETSLDYLCNLMPHRFEALYAKTIPESVDGETFLEKYTNHNDPVTVIDEKCNYGVRAPTIHPIYENFRVKTFKALLTSASSADQLTTLGELLYQCHYSYSACGLGSDGTDRLVHLVQELQHSAASKSEGGTLFGAKITGGGSGGTVCVIGRNCLKSSEQIFEIQQRYKKATGYLPFIFEGSSPGAGKFGYLKILRRATPKKVDSYGDFNAVLTENES; translated from the exons ATGAGAATCGAGCAAGAAAGTGATGGAGTCTCAGCTTCCAGAAAACATCTCGTTTTTGCCTATTACGTTACTGGTCATGGTTTTGGACATGCAACTCGAGTCACCGAG GTGGCGAGGCATTTGATCGATGCAGGACATGATGTGCATGTGGTAACTGGTGCTCCTGATTTTGTTTTTACCTCTGCGGTTGAGTCTCCAAGATTATTCATTCGCAAG GTGCTTTTGGATTGTGGAGCTGTTCAGGCAGATGCTTTGACTGTCGATCGCCTTGCTTCTTTGGAGAAG TATTCTGAAACAGCAGTAAAGCCCCGAGCTAAAATCTTGGCAATAGAAACGGAGTGGCTGAACTCTATCAAAGCTGACTTAGTG GTCTCTGATGTTGTTCCGGTTGCCTGTCGCGCCGCAGCAGATGCTGGCATTAGATCTGTCTGTGTGACCAATTTCAG TTGGGACTTCATCTATGCAGAGTATGTCATGGCTGCTGGACTTCATCATCGTTCAATAGTTTGGCAG ATAGCTGAGGACTATTCCCATTGCGAGTTCCTTATTCGCCTCCCGGGATATTGTCCAA TGCCTGCTTTTCGCGATGTTATTGATGTCCCTTTGGTGGTGAGGAGGCTGCACAAATCTGCAAAAGAG GTGAGGAAGGAGCTTAATGTGCCTGAGGATGTGAAGCTAGTTATTCTCAACTTCGGCGGGCAG CCATCAGGATGGAAGTTGAAGGAGGATTTTTTACCGCCTGGCTGGTTGTGCCTG GTTTGTGGTGCTTCTGAGAATGAGGACCTACCACCGAATTTTAGAACATTGCCTAAAGATGCATATACGCCCGACATTATTGCAGCATGTGACTGTATGCTTG GAAAAATTGGATATGGCACCTGTAGTGAAGCCTTGGCATACAAGTGTCCCTTTGTCTTTGTAAGAAGAGATTATTTCAACGAAGAGCCATTTTTGAGAAATATGCTTGAG TATTATCAATGTGGTGTCGAAATGATCAGAAGAGATTTAATCACCGGTCATTGGAGGCCTTATCTTGAACGTGCTATAAGTTTGAAACCCTGCTATGAAGCAGGCATTAATGGTGGCGAG GTAGCAGCTCACATCCTTCAGGAGACGGCTTTTGGAAAAAATTATGCATCGGATAAG CTTAGCGGTGCAAGAAGATTGCGTGATGCCATAGTTCTTGGTTATCAACTCCAAAGAGCTCCCGGCCGAGATATTGCAATCCCTGAATGGTATGCTACAGCCGAAGACCAACTTGGCCAGTCATTACCTAGTTCTCCTCTGGATAATAGCGGCTTTACATCCCATTC GGGAGTTGAGGACTTTGACATTCTTCATGGAGATGTCCAAGGTCTTCCAGATACTGTGGCGTTCTTACAGAGCCTATCCGAGTTGGTTGAAAAACACACAAGGCGAGAGCGCAAGGCTGCGGCTAATCTCTTCAATTGGGAG GAAGAAATTTTCGTAACGAGAGCTCCGGGAAGGTTAGATGTAATGGGCGGTATTGCTGATTATTCTGGTAGCCTTGTCCTGCAG ATGCCAATTAGAGAAGCCTGTCACGTTGCTTTGCAAAGAGTTCATCCGAGTAAGCATAGACTTTGGAAACATGCCGAGGCCAGACAGAATGACAAAGGCGGGGATCCAACTGCTGTCTTGCAAATT GTATCATACGGCTCGGAGTTAGGCAACCGCGGTCCTACGTTTGACATGGATTTGTCTGATTTCATGGATGGAGACAAGCCAATCTCATATAAGAAAGCAAGAAAATACTTTGCTCAAGATCCATCGCAAAA GTGGGCAGCATATGTTGCTGGGGCAATTTTGGTCTTAATGACCGAATTAGGCGTGAAATTTGAAGATAGTATAAGCATGCTG GTTTCATCCGCGGTCCCAGAAGGGAAAGGTGTATCATCTTCTGCATCCGTCGAGGTCGCTAGTATGGCTGCTATTGCAGCAGCTCACG GATTAAATATCAGCTCAAGGGATCTGGCTTTGCTCTGCCAGAAG GTCGAAAATCACATTGTCGGAGCTCCATGCGGTGTCATGGACCAGATGGCTTCAGCATGTGGTGAAGCTAACAAACTTCTAGCTATGATTTGCCAG CCTGCAGAAATTGTCGGCCTCGTCGAAATTCCAAGTCATATCCGGGTTTGGGGAATTGATTCTGGAATAAGACACAG TGTTGGAGGTGCAGATTATGGATCTGTCAGAATCGGGGCATTCATGGGCATGAAGATGATAAAGTCGAGGGCTTCTCAGGAATTGACTGAGATGTGTGCCGCAAATGGGTTGAATTCCGATGAAGTTGAACAAGATGACATCGAGCTACTTAAACAAGAAACCTCCTTAGATTACTTATGCAATTTAATGCCTCACAG ATTTGAGGCTCTTTACGCCAAGACGATACCTGAGTCCGTTGATGGTGAGACATTTTTGGAGAAATATACAAACCATAACGATCCTGTCACTGTTATTGATGAGAAGTGTAATTACGGAGTGAGAGCTCCCACAATACATCCTATCTATGAAAATTTCCGAGTCAAG ACCTTCAAAGCACTTCTGACATCAGCAAGTTCAGCCGATCAACTCACAACCTTAGGAGAATTGCTATATCAG TGCCACTACAGCTATAGTGCTTGTGGACTTGGCTCTGATGGAACAGATAGGCTTGTACACTTGGTACAAGAATTGCAGCATAGTGCAGCGTCCAAATCCGAAGGCGGGACATTGTTTGGCGCCAAGATCACTGGCGGGGGCTCGGGTGGAACAGTTTGCGTAATCGGTAGAAATTGTCTCAAGAGCAGTGAACAAATTTTCGAg ATTCAGCAGAGGTACAAAAAAGCTACTGGTTACTTGCCGTTTATTTTCGAGGGATCGTCGCCAGGTGCGGGAAAGTTCGGCTACCTGAAGATTCTCCGGCGAGCTACTCCGAAAAAAGTTGACAGCTATGGTGATTTTAATGCAGTCTTGACAGAGAATGAAAGCTGA